The DNA sequence AATAAAGAAAATCAAATAGAAAAAAGTGTTGTACTGGCAAATGTTCAAAAGATTGATGAGATTGTAGAAGAGCATTCTGATTATATCTACCTAATATATTTCAAAGCTCAAATGCTTTTAGCAATGGGAGAAAAAGAAGAGTTGAAGAAAAGCTATCTGCCATTTGCTCAAAAAAAAGCTACAGAATTTTGGGTTTGGGATTTAATGAGTCAAATTGTAGATTCCGAAGAAGAAAAACTATCTTGCCTTTGCCAAGCTTGTAAATCGGGAAGAGGAGTCGAACAAATGAAAACTGGATTATATCTTAGAATGGCAAATTATTTTTTAAGCAAAAATATGCTTGCAGAAGCCAAATGCGAATTGCTGAAAATAGAAAAAATAAAAGAAGAAAATCAACAAAAATTGCCCGCAGAAGTAACTAATCTATTAATTTCTGAGAGACTAAATTCAATTGTAGAAACTACTTCAAATATCTCTTTCTACAATAGCAAGACCTCTGAAATAGATGCCATTTTATTTTCGAATATTTTATCACAAAACATATTTGTATCTCATATTAATTACGATAAAAATATTATCAATTTCATCACAACAGATGATAAAACAAGCCACTTCAAGCACGAAAGAATAAATCCGAAGTTAAAAATATTTGTCGGTGATGTATTAAATGTTCGGTTTTCACAATTTTCTGTAGAAAATATTTCAAAATTACATACGCTCAAAAAAGGAACTGATGATTCAATGAAAAATAAAAATTTAAAATCAATTACTGGAATTATGAAAATTAATCCTAAAGGTTTTGGCTTTCTAGAAGATGTTTATTTTCCTAAAACTTTAATTGAAAAAAATAATTTTAAAGACGGAGAAACAATAGATTTTGTTGCTATCAGAAAGTACAACAAAGAAAAACAGACATTAAGTTGGAATTTTTTAAAACTACAATAACAAAAGAAAAAAAATACCACCGTATAGTAGAATAAAGTTAATTTACCAAAATTATGACAGGAAAACACTCAGTCACCCTTACCCGCAAAGAACTTTATGATAAGGTTTGGAAAACACCGATGACTAAACTTGCAAAAGAGTTTAACCTGTCTGATAATGGATTACGCAAAATTTGTAAAAATTTTGAGATTCCTATTCCTCCAGTGGGACATTGGCAAAAAGTACAATATGGGAAAAAACTAAATGTTACTCCACTGCCTAAACCCAATGAGGAGAAAGAAATAAAGATTAATATTGACGAAGCCAAAAGTAATAACTCAAACGAAAATCCTTCCCGGAATCTTGCGCTAGAAAAAATAAGAAATAACACATCTTTAATCTTTAAAGTAGGTGTTAGATTAAGTAAACCAGATGAAATTGTAATTAAAGCTCAGTCTAATTTGGAGACTAAAAAAGTTTCAAATTCTTATGAACAAGTCAAAGGTACGATTAGCACAGATCGGGGTTTACCAAGTATCATTGTAACTCCCAAAAATGTTTTCCGAGCACTTAGAATTCTCGATAATCTTATAAAGAATTTTAAAATTTTAGGCTATCAAGTTTTATTAAATGATGACGGACTAAAAATCATAGTGAGTGAAGCAGATTATATGTCATTCTATATCAGGGAGAAAAGCAACGCAGTATCAACTCCTAATAAATATGGTTGGAATGACAGAGAGCTTATAGCAAATGGCAAATTAGCTCTTAAATTTGGTAAATACGATACTCTTGAATTTGTTGATACTGAAAAATCCCCTATTGAAGAACAGATTGAAAAAATTTTAATAAAAATTGAAACTAAGTTTCAAGAAATGTTAGAAGATCGAAGGCGATGGAAAATTCAGGAAGAAGAGCAGGAAAGAAAAAGAAAAATTGAAGAGAAAAAGCAAAAACTGAAAGATGAAGAATACAGTAAATTTATTTCTTTGTATAATGATGCTCATAGATGGAAAAAATTTTTAATTCTTCGTGAGTATGTTGATTATGTAATATCGAATGACTCTAAGAATATTGAATATATAGAATGGGCTGAGAAAAAACTTGACTGGTATAATCCAGCCATTAATGCAGAAGATAATTTGATGGATGAAGTTGACAGGGATACTTTAGAGAAAAAACAAAAGGCGAAATGGATCTGGTAAAAATATGATTAGAACCTGCCCATATTTTTAACGATAATTTATGACCTCTATTTAAGTGGTCGTCTTTTGACCAACCATTATTTTACGTTTGTAGAAAATTTAAAATATGAACATTGCAATAGTAGGCGGTCGAGATTTTAACGACTATGACCTTTTGAAAAAAACACTTAATAAATTCATTGAAAATAAATCATTTCTAAATGCTATTGTTTCGGGTGGGGCACTGGGCGCGGATAAACTAGCGGAAAAGTATGCTGCAGAACTCCAAGTTGATATGATTGTTTATAAACCCAATCATAAAAAGCATGGTAGACTTGCGGCCTTATATAGAAATACAGAAATTATTGAAGCTTCCGATATTGTTTTTGCGTTTTGGGATGGCAAATCTCGAGGAACTTTAGACTCTGTTACGAAAGCTAAGAAACTAGAAAAAACACTATTTATCATCAACTATTAAAATAAAATCGGCTCTATTATTTCTAATTGAGCCGATTTTTTCAGTATTTATAATCTAACCTGAATACTAATTTTCCAACCAATGAAGACATTTAATGATTTTTAGGACATATTCTAAAACTTGTCGATCATTTTGAAAGTTGGTTTGTCCAAAATTTTTGCAATCATGTTTAAATAATACCCACTCATTTGTTCTCCAGTCTACATCTTTGAAACCAAATTGTGTGTTTAAAGCATTGGAATATTTACTATCAAGGTCTTTGTTCGTTAAACCTATTAAAAACAAAGGGTCTTTTAAATTCTTAATTCGAAATTGAATGCAAAGTTCATTTTTAAAATTGATTTCAAGAACATCCAAATCCTTCTTTTCATGGACTTTCGAAGAAATATCACCCCACAAATTTTTAATCATTTCTTCATTAAATTTTTCAGACGTAAAATTTAAAAGTTCTAACTGTTTAAGCCTTAACGCTGCTAAAAAATTATTGTAAATTTCTTGTGAAGCTTCAAAATTTTCAGATATAATTTCAATAATTTTTTCTTTCATTTTTTTATTTGCTGTTTGATGAGTTAATTTTTTAATCAAGTTTGAATATTGCTGCAAAGTTTCCCTGATAATTGGCTTGTTGAAAGACAATTTTGTACACTCTTCAATCCAATTTTTAATATCATTTTCATACGAAATTGAAGTATATTGTACACCATCTGAACTAACCTGCCTACTACTTTCAGCGTATAAAGTAAGATATAATAACTTTGCATCCGGATATTTGTTTTTATACCTTAAAAGTTGATTTACCTGTTCTCCTGCGTAGATTTTATTTTCAATTACAAAACCATTCTGTTGGAAATCTTTTAAAACAATATCCAATCTACCACCAAGAGTCTGATCCTTGTTTCTAAAACCAATATGCTCTTCCTTTGCACAAATCACTTCATCCAATTTTAATGTAAATTCTTCCTCAAGCACAATCCCGTAAAATGCTTTTAGAAAATCACCTCCCATTCCATGACTTCCCTTTGGATTTAAGAGTTCAGCTATCAATGCAGAATGTGTAAAAACTTCATCGGACTCCATGCTCATAATGGAAAAAATATTAAAATTCTCTCCCGATAAAATCGCCTTTTCTTCATTAAAATCAATAAGTTGCTTTATTTGTCGTAAAAAAGTAAAATCATTCTGACCTGAAATTTTCTTCTGATTATTAATAATTTCTTTTCCCATTCTTAGTTTTTTATAGTAAATTTTCTATTCCTTTCTTTAAAAAATTCAAGTATTCATCTCTTACTTTTGGAGGATCAATTTTTATAAGTCTTTCCGCGTGCGTTGCCAATTCTTGGTAAAAATCATAGGTAGGAACCAATTGTAACTGAATCTTAAAATCGCTTCCATTGTCAACCAATACTTCTTGCGAGTGATGAATTGGAAGTGACTTCACAAACTTCCTTTGAGCTGTTTCAAAAGAAAGTTCAATAATCGTTGGCTCAATATTTAATGTAGAAACAATACCAAAAGAATTCACAAACATCTTTTCAATATCAAATTCTTGCTTGCGAAATTGAGAATTGTGTATTTCTAAATTGGTGATTCTATCTAGTCCAAAAATTCTTAATTCAAAATTAGATTTTTGTGTATCAACAGCCAGTAAATACCACCGATTTCTAAATTCTTTCAAAGCATATGGCTCAACCACTTTCCTGTTTCCCGTTTTTTCCCAATGTCGAACATATTCAAAAGAAATCTTTTTTAAATTATGAATGGCATGGACAAATCCATCGAAATTATAGAGTCCGGAAGCTTGTCTTTTTTCAAAGATAATTACATCTTGACGATTGCCAATTTGCTTGTAAGCGTTGATAAGAATAATGCTATATAACAATGTAGAATTAGTTTCATCCGAATCAGTATCAACAATATGATATTTTTTATTTGAGTTTTTAAACTGAATAATAACATTGTAAAATTCTTCGATTACTTTTCTGTCACGCTGAAAAGTCTTTTCACTAAATGGAAGTTGCCCTTCACCTTCTCTGTAGGCTCGTTCCTCCAAATGTTTAGCTATTTCAAAATAATCTGCTCCATCTTTTTTTGATTTTAAAAAATTAACAATATATGTCAATCTTAAAAGTGTCTCCTGTCTCTTGGCCATAGTTTAATTTTAAATCAAAGATAATTTTTAAGTTAGTCAAAAAATGACCACCTAAAATTATTTTTCTGGGTCTTGAAATTTTTGAAAATTTTTAAGAAGTGATTCTATATTCAATTTGCCAACTGGATTTTGGCTATGAACAAAAAATCCTGGAAGATTGAGTTGCTTTTCCAAACAATACTCAACCAAAAATTTAGCACAGTCATAACCTGTTTTTCCTAATCCCAGATCATGGTCAAAAGAAATAAATTTGGGAATTCCTTATTTTTAATAAAGTCAACAAATTCATCATAAGAGGTAGCTAAAATATAATTTTCAGGACATGTTCTTACATCGTCCAAATATAAATTCACCATCTTTAAAATTGAATTTTTATATAACATTTTTTTGCACCATTTTCTTCTCCTTCAAACCACAACAGTTTAACCAAAATTTCAGGTTCTGAAGGGCACTGTTTGAATTTATGATACAAAACTAAGCTGTAAACTATTTTAAAATTATTTAAACTTTTTTCCCATTCAAAAAAAGGCATGAAAGTACGAAGTTTTTCAAAAAATTGCCTTTCATTAATCTTCAATGTAGTTGCTGCATTATTTTCTGTATCGACAACAAATAAAGACTTGATGAAAGCAGATTGGATTTTGAATTTATTACTACTGAGAACATTCATTGTTTATTTCTTGATAACAAAATTCTTAGTTTAGTCAGACAGAATATGACCATCATTTAAGTTTCCTAAAATAAAATTAACACCTTTAAGGGAATTGCGTATATTTGGTTGTTTTTTGAAATCGCATAGAAATTCAATTAATAAAAGAACTTGCACTAATTTAGTATAACAGGGCGTAAAATTAACTAAAAACCAACTCTTCCGTTTCGTCCTTAACTTCAAAGCGAAGTGAAATCTGGAAATTCTTTAAAAATATGAGTCCGAAAAAAACTTTTATCAAAGATTTAGCAAATCATCTGGCTAATACAGGAACGGTTATGTCAGGCCCTGAATTAGCTAATCATCTAAATAGAAATAATATTAAAACTGATTCTGGGAATACTTATGCTGGAACTCAAGGAACTTACTCCCTTGTTAAAGCAACTTACAATGAACTGATGAAAAACGGAGATTCAATTAATGCTGACAAAGTCGCATTAGCATTTGTAAAAGAAGATGGTACATACGCTTACTTATAAAATATTTAATTTAAAAAAATGACAGAAAGATTTAAAGATGCCGTAAAAAAATGTGTGGAAGATGGAATATTAACATCAGAAGAATGGGAACTATTAAGAAAAGTGGCTAAGGAAGAAAATTTAAATGAAACTGATGCTGATGTATATATTACTGGTGAACTAAAAAAGAAGAAAAATTTTAGGGATGAAAGGGATAAAAAAACAAATGAAACTAAACGTAATTGGGGAGATAATTTGGTTAAAACAGGAGAAGTTATTGTCGCTGTTGGCGGTTTCGTCCTGACTGTTTTGACAGCAATGGGGAAAATTGGTGGTAAGATGAAAAAATAGAGACTGCAGGTAAATGTAATAAATAACTGAGACCGCTTTTCAATACCCCTTCCCCACATCCAAAATCTTCCCAACCGTCGATCTTGTAATCTTATACACCATCTGCATCGGAGATTTCGGGATACTCAAAGGAATTCTAAAGCCCAGTTCCCTACTCACTCCATTCATCAGATTTAATTTGCTTAATTCCTGTATTCCGGAATTTTTAAGCACTTCATGTTTAACCGGCGCTGCTATTTTACCTGCGAGAGACTTCCCAACAGATTTCAACTTAGCATTGGATTTTTTTAAGTTTGGATTTAACAAAGCCCTCCTCTCCTTTTTCTGCTGATTGAATTTTTCATAAGAACGGGTTCTTTGAAATTGAAATTTCTGATCAAAAC is a window from the Chryseobacterium oryzae genome containing:
- a CDS encoding DUF7017 domain-containing protein translates to MLQSQRIKELRQSGKLQEALELATVDLEQNQDNIYAKRNISWVYWMFLKDHAEKSDIQNFILYLIKVRELNLPENETMLFDTISWKIGAFLFQLLKLQNIPFSEVFNIIDIAKNFHYSKPSDSYSFLLKAAHKALKTNRDKYISFVNWWNLENLRPEDFEKEVLPNGRMVMSIAEQVYTAYYKALIPNKENQIEKSVVLANVQKIDEIVEEHSDYIYLIYFKAQMLLAMGEKEELKKSYLPFAQKKATEFWVWDLMSQIVDSEEEKLSCLCQACKSGRGVEQMKTGLYLRMANYFLSKNMLAEAKCELLKIEKIKEENQQKLPAEVTNLLISERLNSIVETTSNISFYNSKTSEIDAILFSNILSQNIFVSHINYDKNIINFITTDDKTSHFKHERINPKLKIFVGDVLNVRFSQFSVENISKLHTLKKGTDDSMKNKNLKSITGIMKINPKGFGFLEDVYFPKTLIEKNNFKDGETIDFVAIRKYNKEKQTLSWNFLKLQ
- a CDS encoding DUF2493 domain-containing protein, which translates into the protein MNIAIVGGRDFNDYDLLKKTLNKFIENKSFLNAIVSGGALGADKLAEKYAAELQVDMIVYKPNHKKHGRLAALYRNTEIIEASDIVFAFWDGKSRGTLDSVTKAKKLEKTLFIINY
- a CDS encoding PDDEXK-like family protein; this translates as MGKEIINNQKKISGQNDFTFLRQIKQLIDFNEEKAILSGENFNIFSIMSMESDEVFTHSALIAELLNPKGSHGMGGDFLKAFYGIVLEEEFTLKLDEVICAKEEHIGFRNKDQTLGGRLDIVLKDFQQNGFVIENKIYAGEQVNQLLRYKNKYPDAKLLYLTLYAESSRQVSSDGVQYTSISYENDIKNWIEECTKLSFNKPIIRETLQQYSNLIKKLTHQTANKKMKEKIIEIISENFEASQEIYNNFLAALRLKQLELLNFTSEKFNEEMIKNLWGDISSKVHEKKDLDVLEINFKNELCIQFRIKNLKDPLFLIGLTNKDLDSKYSNALNTQFGFKDVDWRTNEWVLFKHDCKNFGQTNFQNDRQVLEYVLKIIKCLHWLEN
- a CDS encoding WYL domain-containing protein; the encoded protein is MAKRQETLLRLTYIVNFLKSKKDGADYFEIAKHLEERAYREGEGQLPFSEKTFQRDRKVIEEFYNVIIQFKNSNKKYHIVDTDSDETNSTLLYSIILINAYKQIGNRQDVIIFEKRQASGLYNFDGFVHAIHNLKKISFEYVRHWEKTGNRKVVEPYALKEFRNRWYLLAVDTQKSNFELRIFGLDRITNLEIHNSQFRKQEFDIEKMFVNSFGIVSTLNIEPTIIELSFETAQRKFVKSLPIHHSQEVLVDNGSDFKIQLQLVPTYDFYQELATHAERLIKIDPPKVRDEYLNFLKKGIENLL
- a CDS encoding cyclic-phosphate processing receiver domain-containing protein; this translates as MLYKNSILKMVNLYLDDVRTCPENYILATSYDEFVDFIKNKEFPNLFLLTMIWD